Below is a genomic region from Pleuronectes platessa chromosome 5, fPlePla1.1, whole genome shotgun sequence.
GACTCGACTACTCCGGCTCCCCAGATACTTCAAGGGTggggatctttttttttttttttttttttttttttttttaaaagctgtgatAATTAACGACTCCAGTGCGCTGTAGCCGACTGACAGCGACCAAAACCCCGCAAAGGATCCAGCGTGTGTCGGGGCGGGCATGAAACGGGCGGAAGACTCTCATAACCCCCGAACTGTCTTGAATTACCGACATTATCCGAGGCGCTGAAACCTGGCCTGTCAAGGGAGGGTGAGTCTCAGCTAGCTGGCTAAGCTAACCTAGCAAACATCGCACAGGTTAGCCCGCTAATGTGGCAGTTTCGGGGGAAATGGCCCATGAGGTCGGTTTAACTCCCCACGATTCGCTCGGTTATCCACGTCCCCGGGTCGTGTGCGTGTTGCCCGGGTGGTTTCATCATATGACACGTAACTTAGCCTAGCTAGCGTCAACTTTTGCTGTGAGGCTAGCACTTCCAGGGAACGCTGGGTCCAGTTGGGGCTTGTGTGCGCACGTTTCAGTGGTGTTGTGGGGTCTTTCACGTTTCAGTGGTAGGGGGGGGCCGTGTAAGTTTAGCTCTGTTGTGTGACAGCGACTGGAGGCAGCTGCTGGAAAGTGACAACTTTCTACTAAATCCCCACTAAGAGCTCCGGGTAATCCCACTCGTGTGGTAACTCCAGCGAAGAGTTAGCCAGCCAACAGGTAAGGTGGGATGAGACGCAGCAGGTAAGGCTGGGCTGCTTCCCTCCATATGACAGTGGTGGTTGGGTGGGTGGGTTTGATCTCAGGCGAGACTCTGATCAGTTTATGGTGGTGTGGATTTGTCAGGctattgtgttaatgtgtgtctaTCTGCCCTCACGTTGGTTAGGCCTGATTCCCACTTTATCAATGTTCATAAACCTACTTAGGCTTGTTGTCGATTGGTTTTGAGCTTGTGACAGGGCTGGTTAAAAGATTGAGGAAACACAGTTGGGTGTCACAGTGAGATCCAGTTTTTCAGGGAATGGCTGAACTGATCCTACATCACTGATGGCTTTGAAGGACAAGTCATCTGAATGATATGGAAGTACTAAACCTGTATTTGACTGTGTCCAAATCTGCATTGCACGACTGAGGAAATGTCACTGTTGTGAAGCAAAGAGACATATAATCATCAAATGCTCCCCAAGGCCCAGTCCTACCTCCCCACAGCGAACAGGAAATGCTGAGAAATGCAGAGCAATGAGGGCATACATTGGGAATTCCAGCCCTCCAGCTTTGTTGTCCTGTCTTGCTGCattcttcttgtgtgtgtgtgtgtgctagctGGAACGCAAAGGGTGTTTTTTATGAAGGTATCAGTTGTCATCACTCACTTTTGTGCTCACGTGTCCATGGTCGAAAATGCCATCATGACATATGACAACAAAGCTCATTCAAGAGCGACAATGTAGTGCCGAACAATGGCAATAAAGAGGCACACAGTCCCACATGGTAATGAGGCTTTATTTCACGGCCGTGCCTGCATCTCTGTGGAATTGTGAGTTGTTCAGTGTTGTTGTGAGACAAAAGACGTCTGCTTCAACTGGGGGCTGATTCTCCCAGGCTGGGAAAGAAGTCTTGTGACTCCAGCGTCAGCTCTGCATCTGTTTGCAGCGGATCATCTGAGCCGCATGTACTCAGTAAACTTTCCTCAGTGATCTTTTACAGTCTACATCTGTATTACAGCAGGGGAGTTGTGtaacaaacaattttttttataggcAGCAAATGGTTAAACAATTTCAGTCTGATGGTGAATTTGTTGACACAAGGTATGTTTTGTGAATTTCTGTGAGTTTAaagggggaaataaaataattttcttaAATTCCTAGTGTTATCGATGATGATATTGACTTGTTTCATGTAGGGAGCCCTAGATTATATTCTTAGTATTTTTTAAACACTCAAAGGAAAATATTTCGCAATGACAGGTGCTTATTGTATTTTTTGATTGATTACCTACTACATTAAGTTTTTATGGTGAATCTGCATTAGATTTAGATGTGGCTGTGAGTTTCTTTATTGGCAATTTGTTgggtttttttatatattggtGAACTCACTCTTGATCACTTGAAGGAAGGTTACATGGCTAATGTTTGGTATGTTAAAGAATCTGTGTTTACCAAGTGCTTACAGGTTTAACAAGTAGTCTTGTCACTGGAATGCTTCCTTTCAGAGTCGGCATCCGTCTCCCACTGAAGCAGTGTGTTGTTACCTTGGTTTCTTTGTTCGAGCTGGTTCTTTGTATCCTCAACACATCTATCTGTCCACATACCAGTCACTGAAGGTGTGAGGGGAGGTTGTTAGGACGCAGCCCACTACTTTCCTCGCTGGAGTTGCTGTTACTATGGAAACAGGAGACTTATCTGTTGCTACTTATGGATTTCTAACTGCCCGTTCTCCACGTTTGCACCTGACATCATGGTTCAGTCGGTGTTGTCGCCTCCTCTCGCTGTCGTTAATAGACTCTGTTGTTGCAAGCATGAACTTTCACAGACCTGAAGTTATACTTGAATATTACATATAACATAAACCGTAACATGCTAAGGTAGAAAATGTGATCATCTTGCTCCAAAACATCCAGACACCACTTATGGAGCACATTGTACCACTCTGCTGTTGCTGTATCTCCTTCACTGTACTCATTTTTGCTTCCCCTTGTGCTTTTTAGCTCTGAACACATATGAGACCACTGTCCTGCAGATGAGACATCGGTGGGGGCTTTCAAGTCGCTGTCGCCCCCCAACTCCCCATTATGCCCAACAGCAGTCGGGCGGGGAGCCTGAAGGACCCCGACGTAGCTGAACTCTTCTACAAGGAGGACCCGGAAAAGCTCTTCACAGATCTGCGCGAGATCGGACATGGAAGCTTCGGTGCAGTGTATTTTGTGAGTATTTCTCAATATAAGGTTCAAGTCTGCCTCAGCAGTTAAAAGCGTTGATGGCTTTTATGTCAGCCAGCTAACTGAGACTTGTGCTGTAAAAGCAGCAGATTGTGTTATCATGATGTCTGTGGCAATGAGATCATCATCATTGATATAATGAAGGTGACAATCCCACTTAATTGTAATGTTGCTCATTACTCAGGCACGTGATTCACGGACAACTGAGGTGGTGGCCATCAAGAAGATGTCCTATAGTGGAAAGCAGTCCACTGAGGTATGCTATCTCATGTTAATAGGTCGTTGTAACCATGTTTATTATGTCAGTTGTTAATATATTGCTCTGCTTTTAACTGTTTTCACAGAAATGGCAAGACATAATCAAGGAGGTGAAATTCTTGCAGAGCATACAACACCCAAACAGCATAGAGTATAAAGGATGTTACCTGCGAGAGCACACAGCCTGGGTAAGATTCACCACGAGTGTCAGTGATGACGGACACACTGTTGTACATACTGCCAGGTAAAAGAAAATGCATTCACACAGACCCCTCTTTATTTCCTTGCAGCTGGTTATGGAGTATTGTCTCGGCTCTGCCTCGGATTTGTTGGAAGGTGAGTTGAAAATCGTTTAAACTTGTGATCTTTGCTGCATGACTTGAGAGGGTAGACTCCCTTTTCAATGTAAACCTTGTTACCTCTCTCTGGATTTACATCACTGTCTGTGAATGTTCCCCTCCAGTTCACAAGAAACCTCTGCAAGAAGTTGAAATAGCTGCAATTACCCATGGTGCTCTTCAAGGGTTGGCTTATCTTCACTCCCATAACTTGATCCACCGGTGAGTGTCTCGAGTGTTTAGGCGCGTGCTTGGCATAAAGTGCCCTCAAGCCAACTGTCTATTGTTTGCAGCTTTAACAtgttgttgttctgtgtttGACAGAGATATCAAAGCAGGAAACATCTTGCTGACAGAGCCAGGGCAGGTTAAACTGGCAGATTTTGGTTCTGCCTCCATTGCCTGTCCTGCCAACTCCTTTGTGGGGACTCCATATTGGTACGCGACAAAATGATATAAGTATATTAAAGTTTCCTTGCAGAGcgtttgaaaatatttttttgttaaatttcaATTTACTTATTTtgattgtgctgtgtgtgtttgttttctcaggATGGCCCCAGAAGTCATTCTAGCTATGGACGAGGGTCAATACGATGGAAAGGTGGACATTTGGTCTTTGGGAATAACCTGCATTGAATTAGGTACAGTCACTGTTTTTGTATTCCTTGCATCCACATGTATCTATGATTTTACTAACATCTCACAGCCAGTGAGAGTTTTGCTCCTTTAATATGTTAAATATTGATACATGTTGATCCTCATTGTCtcataattaaaaatgttcttcTTATCCGACTCCTCTGTGTAACCTGCAGCTGAGAGAAAACCTCCACTGTTCAACATGAATGCAATGAGTGCCTTATACCATATAGCACAGAATGAGAGCCCCATGCTGCTGTCTAGTGAATGGTGAGTTAAGAATACAAATTTTATCAGCTGATTTCTTGTTTCTTAAATCCTTAAGACTGAATACAACAAAGTATAGAAACAATTGTATAAATTTGCCGAAATTTCATCTCTCAATTTTAGGACGGATTATTTCCGAAACTTTGTAGACTCATGCCTTCAGAAATTTCCCCAGGATAGGCCCAACTCCGAGGAGCTGTTAAAGGTATGAATCAAAACTATTCTAATTCTATTCAGGTATGTTATGATTAACGGCTTACCCTTATAGACACAGTAGAATTCAGGATTTTAATGCAAGAGGTGTATTCTGTGTCCTTCCCCCAGCATGCATTTGTCCAGCGTGAACGACCAGAATCGGTTTTAATGGACCTGATAAATCGGACAAAGGATGCAGTGCGGGAGCTGGACAATCTGCAGTATCGCAAAATGAAGAAGCTCTTGTTCCAGGAAGCCCACAATGGCCCCACAACTGAGGCACAAGATGAAGACGAGGTCTGTCTCGACTTTTTCTAACCTGCATCTCCAGTTTAGCGAGGCTGTCAGTGTTTAAACAGATGTTATCAGACAGCCTTGTTGTAACCGTCTCACTGTCTGCTATGTGTCCTATTTTTAGGAGCCAGAACACAATGTGGGTAGGACAGGTACCGTGAACAGCGTCGGGAGCAACCAATCAATCCCCAGTATGTCAATCAGTGCCAGTTCCCAAAGCAGCTCCGTCAACAGTCTAACAGATGCAGGTGATGACAAGAGTGAGGTTGACATGGAGGGAGACCACACAGTCATGTCCAACAGCTCTGTCATACACCTCAAACCGGTAAGAAGTCCAGGTCCTGGCCTGTTTAACCTGTTTATAATTGGTTATAgtagttgtttgttttaattgatTGTTCCTCTTGTGCCTTTTGTGTCCCCTTCAGGATGAAGAGGCGTATAATCAAGAGTCTGAACCTAACACCCGGCCAACTGAGCAACAGTCGCCACCTGCACAAACTCCACGGCCAAAACGAAACCGCGAGCACTTTGCCACAATACGTACAGCCTCAGTGGTAAAAACACAGTCATTATAGCTGCAATTTAAATAAGAAGATGGTTAACAACTGCTCACATACCCACTGAAAATGTTCATTGGGTTGTTCCTTGTAGTCATTGAATGCTGTAAGGTTTGAAAGAAGTAATTCAATTATGTATAGAATGAAAATGATTGCCGTGATCCTGCTTGAAACTTTTATACATTTGGATGGACTTTATGTTGCTTCTCTTTAATGTTGTTCTCTCAAAAACACCCAACCAGcaataatataaatgaaattCTTTGTCTTGTCTATGGCAGCTCACTCGCCAGATTAAAGAGCACGAGCAGGATTCTGAGTTAAGGGAGCAGATATTGGGCTACAAGCGCATGAGACGGCAGCACCAGAAGCAGCTGATGGCTCTGGAAAACAAGCTGAAGGCTGAGATGGATGAGCACAGACTCcgactggacaaggagctgGAGAATCAGAGGAATAGCTTTGCCCAGGAGATGGAGAAACTCGTCAAGAAGCACCAGGCATCGATGGAGAAAGATGTATTGGCTCAGCTTATTTATGTCTTCACTAAAATTTGTAATTTGCTGTGGCTCATACTAGGCAATAGATCATGTTGATTGAATGTATGTATTTCTCAAACAGGCAAAAACCGTTAGCAATGATGAAAAGAAGTTCCAGCAGCATATCCAGAGTCAGCAGAAGAAAGAGCTCAACAGCTTCCTCGAATCCCAAAAACGGGAGTACAAACTTCGCAAGGAGCAACTTAAAGAGGTAGAGAAACCATTTGCATTGTTGCTTTATATAGTGCCCTGTGTAAGCATGTCTTTCAGCTAATTTACTGATAGCTAATAAATACTAATCAGTTCTTTGAAAATAGTTCTCTCACTAACCTGTGCTCTTTCTGCCCTTTTTAGGAGCTGAATGAAAACCAGTCAAcacccaaaaaag
It encodes:
- the taok1a gene encoding serine/threonine-protein kinase TAO1-B, which encodes MPNSSRAGSLKDPDVAELFYKEDPEKLFTDLREIGHGSFGAVYFARDSRTTEVVAIKKMSYSGKQSTEKWQDIIKEVKFLQSIQHPNSIEYKGCYLREHTAWLVMEYCLGSASDLLEVHKKPLQEVEIAAITHGALQGLAYLHSHNLIHRDIKAGNILLTEPGQVKLADFGSASIACPANSFVGTPYWMAPEVILAMDEGQYDGKVDIWSLGITCIELAERKPPLFNMNAMSALYHIAQNESPMLLSSEWTDYFRNFVDSCLQKFPQDRPNSEELLKHAFVQRERPESVLMDLINRTKDAVRELDNLQYRKMKKLLFQEAHNGPTTEAQDEDEEPEHNVGRTGTVNSVGSNQSIPSMSISASSQSSSVNSLTDAGDDKSEVDMEGDHTVMSNSSVIHLKPDEEAYNQESEPNTRPTEQQSPPAQTPRPKRNREHFATIRTASVLTRQIKEHEQDSELREQILGYKRMRRQHQKQLMALENKLKAEMDEHRLRLDKELENQRNSFAQEMEKLVKKHQASMEKDAKTVSNDEKKFQQHIQSQQKKELNSFLESQKREYKLRKEQLKEELNENQSTPKKEKQEWLSKQKENFQHFQAEEEANLQRRQRQYLELECRRFKRRILIARHNVEQDLVREELNKRQTQKDLEHAMLLRHHESMQELEFRQLNNIQKTRAELIRLQHQTELHNQQEYNKRRERELRRKHVMEVRQQPKSLKSKELQIKKQFQDTCKIQTRQYKALRNHLLENTPKSEHKAVLKRLKQEQHRKLAILAEQYDHSINEMLSTQALRLDETQEAQCQALRMQLQQELELLNAYQSKIKMQTDAQHERERKDLEQRVSIRRALLEQKIEEEMLSLQNERLERIRSLLERQAREIEAFDSESMRLGFSNMVLSNISPEALSNSFPGASGGWSHHHQYHQSGSSQGPHWGSGSSGAGSSHQGSIHSYHSSPGGASMQQGWGQGGGSPSPWGHPSAGSLVSRSSAGVQNSPQAMGRTPSGGRSEQAMSRSTSVTSQISNGSHLSYT